The genomic stretch taaactAGTGGGAGTTAAGCGAGGAGGCATTTTTGCTACCTCTGCTTTGACCTACTGTTGGATTTCTACCTTTTATTTTGATAGTCAGGGCCCCATCCCATAATGCTTCCAGCTACTGGACACAATTAATGGTTGAAATCATCTCAATATCTGATCTTTACATTCAATAGGAAGCCAATATGAAACGTGACGTATATGTGAACTCTTATTCAATGTGTTTAATAGcatttgaaagaaagaaatacgGCTCCCGTTGGGAAAAGAggctgcgcatgcgcagaaccAGCGGGTACCTTGCGGCGGACCTGAAAGTCTTCACGGGCTGTTCTCCAGGTGGAAGGTTCAACACATCCATGGCTACAGAGGAAAATAGTATATTGGTGAATGGTTTCATGGAATGTGAAAGCcaagaaatgttgcttttataaAGCTAGCCGCTCTCACATGGGCCTTTATCTCGgggtctgtctgtcagtctgtccttCAGTCTGTTGAGTTGCTGCTCTTGGCGCCTCagtgctgcctcctgctggttGCTACGCAGCTGCAGGCGCTTGGACTGGTCACACGGGGGAGAAACCAACCCGACATCCATCCTCAGAGACTTTAATGCGCATTCTGATAAGTTTATTAAAACAGGCACAGCTTCCCCAGGTAATTAGCGAGGTCGCCATTTTGAGATGAATAATAATTATAGACCATTTAAGAGGTTTATTTCTCTGGTAAATCATGTAAACACCTTTCTTATAAAGCTGCACAACTCACTTTGGCCTTTTCGTGTTCTAGCGCATCCTGAAGTCTGGCAACGTGTTCCTCCATCTCTTGAAACTGCTCCTACCAGAAAAAACATTTGGGATTTCCCTCCCCAGAATAACGAGCACTGATCTACTTCATACTCTCACCCTGAGAATCTCTCCCTGCTGCCTGCACTCCTCCCTGTGTGTCCACTGGGGGGCGCTGTGCGAGAGCTCATTCACGGTGTCGGGATccctgaggaggtggaggtctgaggtccagaaggagacagaggatCAAGATCACGTTTGAGGGACACATTAAGGACACTTTTGTGTATCCAGATAtcagggcaaaggtcagaggatTACCTGAGCAGTCTGGACACCTTCCAACTCTCCTTCGACCAAACATGGCAGACATCTTCCCCTCCACAAACTAAGGTagacggcacacacacacacacacacacacacacagtctgactTTAAACAGAATCATTTCAGGCTAAAATGGATCAGTCCAGATGTGTCTCAGGTCTTACCTTAGCAGAAAAGCCTCAAGGAGATGCCACCTTTTATTTCCAGCTGATAGCACTTGGTGCTAATGACCCTTGGCCTCGGGGTTTAAACGTGTTCAGCCAGGACGCAGGCGTTAAACATCATGGCTTTTAACAATCTGGTCATCTAACACATTCACTTCGGCCACATCTGAGGTTTTAATCGGATCATTTCTGCTCGATACATAAGAATTGAGGACGTTGCAGCCTTGTCTCATCGCTCCATTGATGGGGAAAAGGTCAGGAGTTGGCGTAAAGAACATTAAAGCACGGATCCATCCTGCCATGTATTAATGGTTCCAGCTGGTGTAGATGACCTCTGTGTGAGGGTCCGTTCATGACCACCGGGGTCCCGACCAGACGGCGAACTTAAGGCACATTATTGCTGCGGGAACCTTGATTGGGACAAGCAGTGCAACAGTTTGGTTTTCCTGAGCATCCCTTTGTTGTTTCCATAGTTACAGGGAGGCGCTTTGCCACAAAATGACcatgttttgtcttttaaaCTAATATTTAGGGATTTATTCACGTCGCTGGCAGAAATACTGCAGGGTAATTAGCAGATTTGGCTCTATGTTTGGGAAATTGAATGTTAAAATTTGATTGATTGGATTCCAGCTAACTGCCGCAAAGGGGGTGAAATGTGTCCCTAATCTAATGAGACAATATCAATTAAATGAGAGGCAGGCAGCAAAGCCCCAGCTGAGGAGTGACAATTCACAGATTTTGATAATTAAAAATTCTGTTTACTGTTGCGCGTCTGTGTCTGAAAAACTGGCAATAACAGGTTCTGTCCGGGGGGAAATATTTTAGTTAATTTCTCTTATTTGATGTTGTTGCTCTGCTTCACTGGAGGCGGTTGACCACTTTTTAAACCGCACTCGCGCCGCCGGTGCAACACCGCCCCCTGCCGCTCAGTGCTGGTACTGGCGTTTCACCGTCCGACCGTAGATTCCACCTGCCCTGAAGCTGTCCCCGCCTCCTCTTCGCCCTCGCGCGCGCCTACCTGTGCACCTACCTGTGCAGATACAAAATGGTGCGACCCTGACCGCATGACGTCACGGCTCTTGTCTCATCCGCAGCCTTGATTTAGCTCACTGAGGCCGAGAGACGACAGGTGTCACTGTATCCCTGcgcagtgagtgagtgagtgagtgagtgtgtgagtgagtgagtgagtgagtgagtgagtgagtgagtgtgtgagtgtgtgagtgagtgagtgagtgagtgagtgtgtgagtgagtgagtgagtgtgtgagtgagtgtgtgagtgagtgtgtgagtgagtgagtgtgtgagtgagtgagtgagtgagtgagtgagtgagtgagtcttGGGGAATatgaatgagtgagtgtgttATTTGTCCCTAAAAAGGAAACCAGCAGGAAGACAGCGATTGTCTTCTTGTCTGGTGACATCACTGAGCAGCTTATCCACGCTCCCGTGTTCAGGCGTTGCCCCCGGAGACGCCTCTGCTCACACTGACCCAATATTAGGTTGATTCTCCCACAGACTCAAATCTCCACCTCAAGTTCTGAATGTATGTGAAccgctgtcatgtgacctgtgtgaGATCACAATCGCTCAGACATCTGGTGGGTGAAACAACCATTTTAGTCGGCTACAGTTAAATATTTGCTTTATCACGTCTGAATGCAGCAcgtacacacgtacacacacacaccgcagcgtgtgtgtgtgcgtgcagtgatctgagtggaggaggaaggtccAGCTCTTCATCAGAGGTGAGGATGAATAACGGGATGTTCCCACCAGTGTTACAGCGAACACAAAAGTACCTTGTTAAAGTGCTCCCCGGTGACAAACATCACCAAACAACAGTCGGTAAATCAGCCTGCGGGCGGCCTGCGCTGCCTTTACAGGCCCCCTCATGTGCCGCACGACAAATGTAAAAGGTGGCGAAAGAAATCGAGTTTGAGCAAAGTAATAAAATATTCCCGTTGGAGTCCACCAggactgtagctgctgctgcttagcAACACAGCCGTACTGCAAGAAATGTCCCTCCCGCACCGGCATCTGCCCGCGTTGGGGGTCAGGGCCCCTTTGACCTTTGGGCGAATCAAAGGAACGTTTTCGGGGAGGAAAAACGCACCTTGGCTCTGACATTTCTGCAGAAtcatgtgtttttaataatcCCCCAAATTTAGAAACTCCAAaacgattattattattattattattattattattattattacatcaatcgtaaaaaacaaaacaaaacatgaaaagtgCTCATTCCTCGCGCTGAAATTAAACACACGCAGCATTAAAAcctgtgtctctgtccctgtTAATAACAATTCAACAACagtcacatcagactgtcacaTGTGCGCAACTATTGCACTATTTCACGAGTGGGCCGAAAAAACTATCCCTGCGCCTGACCTGTGCGAGTTTCCACGacctacttcttcttcttcctcctcctcctccatctcctcctccgcctcctcctcctccggtgtTGATGCTGGAACAGTGACCCGCGCAGCCGTGACACTTTTTGCAGCGTGCGGCTTATAAAGAGGGAGTGGCGCTCCGGTTACCGCCGAGGAGAGAGACTCGGCGCGCAGAGCGCAGCACGGCAGCGCCGCGGATAACATGATTAGCGCTCCATTAGGTCCGTCACTGGGCGCCGCTGGACGCTACGCAGGGATCATTGCGCGCGGACGGAGAGGAGGACCACGGGCACCACTTCATCCGCCACATGGATCTCATTTGTTTCCAACTGCGCTGCTTAAAGAAGTTCCCCATCACACAGTTTTTCCAGTTGCGTCCGTGGCTCTGGAGCGGGTTTTTCCACCACTCTGCGCTCAGGTAAAGAGGATGTAGCTTCGTCTGGGAATTGATAGATTCACATTCAAGacgtttgtttatttattggaTAGATTTGTGACAGGATTACGCAGATAAAAAGTTGTAACGATCtccgtgttttgttttttttttagatctaAATATTAGGAGCTAATCTGTGAGGATGAACGAGGGAACCcaggagaacatctggagcGGCCGGTCTGCTGCCgacctcagagctgctgggAGTCTCCAGCGCCGTCCCTGAGCTGGGTGATGGTGGTTGTTGACCTCGGGTGAACCGGTGTGGGAACCGAGCCGATCTGCCCCGATGGGGCCGGACAACGACACCAACCAAACTCTTTCGGACATGGTCCCCTACAGCCTCCAGGTGTCTCTGCCCCTCACCGTGCTGGTGGGCATCATGATCCTGCTGACGGTGTTCGGCAACGTCCTGGTGGTCATAGCTGTGTTCACCAGCCGGGCCTTGAGGGCCCCGCAGAACTTGTTCCTGGTGTCTCTGGCCTCGGCGGACATTTTGGTCGCCACCCTCGTGATGCCGTTCTCGCTGGCCAACGAGCTGATGGGGTACTGGTATTTTGGCGAGGTGTGGTGCGAGATATATCTGGCGCTCGACGTGCTCTTCTGCACCGCCTCCATCGCTCACCTCTGCGCCATCAGCCTGGACCGCTACTGGTCAATCACGCAGGCCATCGAGTACAATCTGAAGAGGACGCCGCGGCGCATCAAGTGCATCATCTTCATCGTTTGGGTCATCGCGGCGGTTATCTCCTTCCCGCCTCTCATCACcatggagaaagaaaacagcgcGGAGGAGCCGGTGTGCAAGATCAACAACCAGAAGTGGTACGTCATCTCCTCCTGCATCggctccttcttcctcccctgcGTCATCATGGTCCTGGTCTACGTGCGAATCTACCAAATAGCCAAAAAGAGGACGCGGGCTCCGCccggagacaggaagctgagGCAGCTGGCCAAGACCGCCACCGTCGGCGTGGCCAATCAGAAGGAGAACGGCACGGGCGCCGTGGAGGATCGGCTAAACGACCAGCGAGACATCGAGCTGAAGGAGAGTCCCGGCGCCGGCCAACGGGGGAAGGGCGAGGCGAACGGCGTGGACCTGGAGGAGTCGTCTTCCTCCGACCACAAAGTGGACACGGCCTGCTCGATCAAAAAGAAAACCGCCGTGGGGAAAACCAGACTGAGCCAAATCAAACCGGGAGGAAGCGACGCCCAGAGGTGGGCGCCCAACGCCAAGGCGAGCCGCTGGAAGGGCCGGCAGAACCGGGAGAAGCGCTTCACCTTCGTCCTGGCCGTGGTCATCGGCGTCTTTGTGGTCTGCTGGTTTCCGTTCTTCTTCACGTACATGCTGATGACGCTGTGCGAGTCCTGCCCGGTGCCCGACACCCTGTTCAAGTTCTTCTTCTGGTTCGGCTACTGCAACAGCGCCCTGAACCCCATCATCTACACCATCTTCAACAACGACTTCAGGAGGTCCTTCAAGAAGATCCTGTGCCGGAGGGACGCTAGGCGCTACCTTTAACGCACGGGTCGTGCCGGCTCTTCCCGGCGTTCCGGCGTGGAAGACGCCGATCCTCCATCGGCTCCATCACAGGACGCAACGTCGaccatgtttttatttttataacgaAGCCCATCGTCCGCTGTGTGTTGTACAGAATGTTAAAGTGTTTCCCCGTTGATTATTCCTTTTTGTAAAGACTTTTGTCGTCATGGATACAGTGTTGTCGTTTTATATGATGTGGCAGCGACGGAGAGGGGAAGACCGGGCGCGCGGAAAAGGTCAAATTCAGTGGCGTTTGGGCTCCGACCTTTTGGGAGAGATTCCCCGACATCAGCTCCGAAAGGGCCGGAACAGATTATATGCAAATGTGCTTTGGATGAATCCTGTTGTGTCTCAACATTAAAGCCATTTTTGTACAGGTCGCCTGCTTGTAATTCGAAGCAACGATTCGCCTGTTTTCACGCGTGCGGCAAAAAACCGGCTGCCGGAGCAGAACCCGACTAACTGGTCTCGCCGGCTCTCCTCGTGCTTCCCGATCCATCACATCCGGGGGGGAATGTGGACAAACAACAGAGGGACTCGTCTGTGTTTGGCAGCCGGGGAGACGCTCGAACAGGAGCATCGGAGATCTTCTGGGGGTGGCGGGAGAACCGGCGCCCCGGGCGGCGGCGGGAGCGGGAGCGTTTCCCGACATGTTTGCGTAATGTGCAAAACTGTGAGAAAGACCGAGTGTGCACGTGAGCGTGCGTTATTTGCGGCACATGGAAGCACTGGGGGCCAGTTCCCCCTGGACAGATGAGTCAGTCAATCTGCTTTTCCCTGTTTACTTTTCCGGTCGAACCgagaaaaagacaaataaacaaTCAAAACCAGAGGAAAATAAGGTCGATTGAGGAACTAATTTTTTgataatggaagaaaaaaaccccaaaaccagCCCTCATAACCCTCAAGGTGGTGGCAAAATAAGATCCCCTCCAATCAGGACATGAAAGGGGAGGAGACAAAAATGAAGGTAACGTTTATTGATAAGACGACAATTAACACACATTCTACACGACATCATTGATCATGATCAGCTGTTGTTATTGATCTGTTATTGATCATCCCACCGTTAGGGTGAGTTACAGTTAAGTTCATCTGCATAAGTCACCcagagtggggggggcactATACATCCCTACTTTCTACGTCGCTTCCAACAAAACTGACTTATTTAATTGGTGCAGGAGAGAGTAATATCTGCCAAATAGCGAAATTATACAATTAAGTAGCTTTTAGCCCCTTAGGCTAACATTAGAGATTTAATATGCTAACAGAAATAAACATAACCGTAACGACTCGTCTGTTTCAGccagtctgctgctgctacctctcatctgtgtgtgtgtgtgtgtgtgtgtgcgtgtgtgctgacCCAACActctaaaacacacaatttGTGCATTATTTCCCTTCTCTTGTTGgcaaataaaagccaaacacTTATTAAATTGACTGCTTGATGGCACCTCGGGAAATCTCACCAGTTTACTTTATGAAGccatttgtttttttacttgtacatctgtgctgctgccccccccccccccccccaacagacaGTGTTTCCATGCTGAGCTGTGGGAAGAGGGAATTACAGTGGCTGTAGATCGGCCAAACCGGCTCCCAAATCAACTGATTTATGCCTCAGTTCAACTCCAGCCAAATTCCCCAATTGTGTGGGCGCACAGGCCCGCGGACCTCGAGCAGCGCTCGCGCGTCGTTTCCGCGTCCAAGCGCGGATGCAGCCGGATGAAGGTGTTTGGGAATAAAGGTGTGcgtcgtcctcctctcctccgcgCCTGCTTCCTCCGCGCCGC from Takifugu flavidus isolate HTHZ2018 chromosome 6, ASM371156v2, whole genome shotgun sequence encodes the following:
- the adra2a gene encoding alpha-2A adrenergic receptor, whose product is MGPDNDTNQTLSDMVPYSLQVSLPLTVLVGIMILLTVFGNVLVVIAVFTSRALRAPQNLFLVSLASADILVATLVMPFSLANELMGYWYFGEVWCEIYLALDVLFCTASIAHLCAISLDRYWSITQAIEYNLKRTPRRIKCIIFIVWVIAAVISFPPLITMEKENSAEEPVCKINNQKWYVISSCIGSFFLPCVIMVLVYVRIYQIAKKRTRAPPGDRKLRQLAKTATVGVANQKENGTGAVEDRLNDQRDIELKESPGAGQRGKGEANGVDLEESSSSDHKVDTACSIKKKTAVGKTRLSQIKPGGSDAQRWAPNAKASRWKGRQNREKRFTFVLAVVIGVFVVCWFPFFFTYMLMTLCESCPVPDTLFKFFFWFGYCNSALNPIIYTIFNNDFRRSFKKILCRRDARRYL